A window of the Leucothrix mucor DSM 2157 genome harbors these coding sequences:
- a CDS encoding M48 family metalloprotease, with protein sequence MKTNLLVAGMLVAAMSIAHAELNLELPETFKPSGTIAPPVAATIDFTSLGVKRLRAVRKRSNVVEDPELSSWIQSLGRKLVAQTGQSSSPFYFVIVRDDDVNAYATQGGLIVINSGLILRSDTESELAAVVAHETAHVTQRHIDRMIEQAKRSSVGTTAAMLAGLIVGSQDPTAGQAIVTSAMAVDAHQSLTFSRSAETEADREGLRILANAGFNPQGMPAFLRKLADGVDPRYADISRYLSSHPLSNQRFNDVGERAARYGRYNGRENSDFFYYREKLRQLTRSAAQVENTPAAIQKYATAQQYLQQGAARQAIQALQNPGNRMPEVVLLANAQNQARQYQQTVQLLQPHLARSPAEERLIIPMAEALAGLNRTEEAWKLMAGVRLNEQTSLEFLESRQSIASQAKKLGQAYYSIAERNIRIGEYTNAITQLKLALKQPELMPYERQDIEQAIYRAERFKKS encoded by the coding sequence TTGAAAACGAATTTATTAGTCGCCGGTATGCTGGTGGCAGCGATGAGCATCGCTCATGCAGAATTAAACCTTGAGTTACCGGAGACGTTTAAACCGTCCGGAACCATTGCTCCGCCGGTTGCGGCCACTATCGATTTCACCAGCCTTGGAGTGAAACGACTGCGTGCGGTTCGCAAGCGTTCCAATGTGGTTGAAGATCCAGAGCTGAGTAGTTGGATTCAAAGCTTAGGGCGTAAACTAGTGGCTCAGACCGGACAGTCAAGTAGCCCATTTTACTTTGTTATTGTGCGCGATGATGATGTGAATGCCTATGCCACTCAGGGTGGTTTAATTGTGATTAACTCCGGTCTTATTTTGCGCTCAGATACTGAAAGCGAATTGGCTGCGGTTGTTGCGCATGAAACGGCTCACGTTACGCAGCGACACATTGACCGAATGATTGAACAGGCCAAGCGTAGCTCCGTTGGAACGACTGCGGCAATGCTGGCGGGCCTAATTGTTGGTTCTCAAGACCCAACCGCAGGGCAAGCCATTGTGACTTCGGCAATGGCGGTTGATGCCCATCAAAGCTTAACCTTTAGCCGCTCTGCTGAAACGGAGGCTGACCGTGAAGGTTTAAGAATTCTGGCTAATGCCGGTTTTAATCCTCAAGGTATGCCCGCATTTTTACGTAAATTAGCCGATGGCGTTGACCCTCGTTATGCGGATATCAGCCGTTACTTATCCAGCCATCCATTGAGTAATCAGCGTTTTAATGATGTTGGCGAGCGGGCAGCACGTTATGGTCGTTATAATGGTCGTGAGAATAGTGATTTCTTCTATTACCGTGAAAAGCTACGTCAACTGACGCGCAGTGCGGCACAGGTTGAAAATACTCCAGCGGCTATTCAAAAGTACGCCACAGCACAACAGTATTTGCAGCAAGGTGCGGCTCGTCAAGCTATTCAGGCTTTGCAGAATCCGGGCAATCGAATGCCAGAAGTGGTGTTATTAGCCAATGCTCAAAACCAAGCAAGGCAATATCAACAAACAGTGCAGTTATTGCAGCCACATCTAGCGCGTTCGCCTGCTGAGGAGCGATTGATCATTCCTATGGCTGAGGCATTAGCAGGCCTTAATCGTACTGAAGAGGCATGGAAGTTGATGGCGGGTGTGCGTTTGAATGAGCAAACCAGTCTGGAATTTTTGGAGAGTCGGCAAAGCATAGCCAGCCAAGCGAAGAAGTTAGGGCAGGCTTACTACTCGATTGCAGAGCGTAATATTCGTATTGGAGAGTATACGAATGCCATTACTCAATTGAAGCTCGCTTTGAAACAACCCGAGCTAATGCCCTATGAGCGCCAAGATATAGAACAGGCCATTTATCGGGCGGAACGCTTTAAAAAGTCTTAA
- the soxX gene encoding sulfur oxidation c-type cytochrome SoxX yields the protein MKNISCMLSAIALLGIFSLPVTATTDDASMIEAGKKVSLNKTKGNCLACHMIVGGDMPGNIGPPLIAMKARFPDLAKLRAQIADPREINPNSIMPPFGAHGILTDAEIDQVAAYIHSL from the coding sequence ATGAAGAACATATCTTGTATGTTGTCTGCTATCGCTTTGTTGGGGATATTCTCATTGCCCGTGACTGCGACCACAGATGATGCCAGCATGATTGAAGCCGGTAAAAAGGTTTCACTCAACAAAACAAAAGGTAACTGTTTGGCATGCCATATGATTGTTGGCGGCGATATGCCCGGCAATATTGGCCCACCGCTAATTGCGATGAAAGCCCGTTTTCCTGATTTGGCTAAGCTGAGAGCGCAAATTGCCGATCCTCGTGAGATAAATCCGAATTCGATCATGCCACCGTTTGGTGCGCACGGTATCTTAACGGATGCGGAAATTGATCAGGTTGCTGCATACATTCACAGCTTATA